The nucleotide window ATTCGATACCTCCGTTCGTTGGTTTGGATAGTAGTTCGATCATCGTTGTCTGTCTACGTTCGACCGGCAACACCCTGTGCGAACTGATCGCCGAAGATGATGAAGACGAGCAGCGTCGGCAGTGCGGTCAGGAACGCACCGGCCATCCGTAGCCCGAAGTCGACGCCTTCGAGGCTCGTCCCCAGTCCCACGAGCGAGAGCGTCACTGGGGCCGACGGTCCCGTGCCGCCGACGAGAATCAGTGCGAACAGCAGTTCGTTCCAGATCTGCGTGAACTGGTAGATCAACACCACCGCGAACATCGGTCCCGACAGCGGGAGGACGATCCGGCGGTAGATTTCGAAGACGCCCGCGCCATCGAGGCGCGCCGCCTCGACCATCTCGTCGGAGAGCCCCATGTAGTAGCCCCTGAACAGCACTGTACTGATGGGGATTCCGTAGGAGGTGTGGGTCACGATCAGTTCGATGAGGTCCGCGTGATACGGTTCGAGCAACGGTAGCGCCCACAGCGGCGACAGCGCCGTTTCGAGCGGAATCATCGACCAGAACTGCGACAGCGGCACCAGTACGGCCTGGTACGGGATGAACACGCCGGCGACGAACAGCGCGAAAATCGGGATCTGCCCCTTCCAGCTGATCTGTGTCAGTCCGTAGGCCGCGAGACTCCCGAACAGCGCGCCGAGCACCGTCGCCGGGATCGTCATCACGAGGCTGTTGACCAACCCCGACGAGAGTGTATCGAGCGCCTCTGCCCAGTTCTGGAGGGTGAACCCGTCCGGTCCGGGCGGGAGATACGGCGCGGTGTTGATGACTGCCTCGTTGGTCTTGAACGACGTGACGAGCCCTGCTTCGAGGGGCACGAGGAAGTAGACGGCGATGAGCGCGAGTACTGCGTACAGGAGGATTCGTTTCCCGCCGATCGCATCGCGCAGATCGCTCGTCGACGATTCGCCGTCGGTCGCGTCGGCTGTAACGGTTTCCTGACTCATAGTGCACCCCTGCGGTACTGACTGTAGAGATACGGGATGACGACGAGCAACGCGAGGACGTAGAGCACGATCGCGATCGCCGAGCCGTACGCCCAGTGCTGGTTCGAGTACGCTTCACGAACCATCAGCGTCGCGAGGATGTCGGCTCCTGCTGCGGGACGGTACTGGCCGAACAGCGCATACAGGAAGTCGAACGCTTTGAGCGCACCGATCATCAGCACGACGAGCGCGCTGATGACCGAGCCCCTGAGCTGGGGGATGATGACTCGCCAGTACATCTTGATCGTGCTCGCGCCGTCGATACGCGCCGCCTCGAAGTGTTCGTCGGGGATCGCTTGCAATCCGGCGAGAAAGACCACCATCGCGTAGCCGCTGAACTGCCAGACCAGCGCGAAGATGACCGCTCCGAGCACGAGCTGTGGGTTGCCGATCCAGTCCGGACTAAGTCCGCCGAGGCTCAGCACCGAGTTGATGATGCCGTTGTCGATGTCGTACATCCACGCCCAGAGCTGGGCGGTCACGACGAACGAGAGGCTGAACGGCAGCAGATACACCAGCCGGAACGTGTTCTGCAATCGAAGCGTCCGATCGAGCAGGATCGCGAGCACCAGCCCGAGCACGAGACAGAGGACCGTGAACGCGATCAGCAGGACGAACGTGTTGCGCGCGGCGTTGATGAACGCCTCACTACCGAACAGTTCGGCGTACTGCTGGAAATCGAGCGTGGAGTAGTCCGGATCACCAAAGCCCTCCATATCCGTCAGCGAGATGAGGAAGTTCCAGCCGATCGCCCCGTAGACAAACAGCCCCATCAACAGGAATGGCGGGAGCCAGAACGGCAGCGAGCCGACGAACCGGCTGTTGCGCGGCGATCGCAGTCGATCCGATAGTCCTGTGCCGGCCGAGCCACGGCTCACGGTCGCCCCGCCGTCGGTGCGAACCGGGCTCTCGTCGTCGCCGGTGTCGCCCACGAGTCGGGTGCGAAGGTCACTCAGCCGTGATCGGATCGACCGTCCCACGTCAGTTCGATCCGGAGACGGCATCGAGCATCCCCTTGGTTGCGGAGTCGAGGTTCCCCGAGCCGAGGAACTCGTTGGTGATCACGCCGTCGATATCCGAGTGGACATCGGGCAGCACGGCGAGCCCGTGGGCGATCGTCGGCGGTTTCTGCGAGACCTCGCTGTACTCCTTGATCGTCTTGGTGAGATACGGACCGAACTTATCCGTGGGGGCATCGGTCCGCGGGGGAATCGACCCTTTGTACTGGTTGAACGCGACCTGTGCCTCGGTCGTGCCCAGATAGGAGAGCCAGGTCTTTGCGGCCTCGGGAGCGGGCCCGTCGGCGGGGAACGGGAACGAGTCGAGATGCATCCCGTACATGTCGTCGGTACCGGGGAAGGTGACGTTGTTCCAGTCGTCCTCGTACTCGAAGTCGTCCTGGTTGCGGTAGGAGCCGGCGACCCAGTTGCCGTTGTGGACGAAGGCCGCGTCACCGCTCATGAACTTCTGATTGGCCTGCGTGAAGCCGATGCTCGATGCGTCGTCGTTGATGTGGTCGTAGTAGTTCTGGACGGTCTGGAACGCCTTGCGCACCGCCTTCTCGTCGCCCTCGCCGTTGATGTAGTCCATGAACGCCTGATAGCCGGCCTGTCCCTGCATGACGACCTCCCAGAGCTGGAGCGTCGTGAACGGCGCTTCGAGCCCCTGTGCGAGACCGACGGCGTCGGTGTTCTGCTCGACCTTCTTGAGCGCGGCCGTCAGATCGCTCGGCTTCGAGAAGCTCGTCGGGTCGACACCCGCTTCCTCGACGACGGAGACGTTGTAGAAGAGGTCGTTCATCCGGTGGGAGCCGATCGGTACCGCAACGTATGGCCCCGAGCCGACGGATTTCGAGCTTTCACCGACCTGCGAGTACTGTTTGGCCTCCTTCGTGTAGTTCTGCTTGAGGTCCTTGGTCCAGACGTCGTCGCTGATGTCGCCGAGAAGCCCGGCGCTGGTGAACTGGACGAGGTTGTTGCCGGGCCAGTCGGCCCACGAGCTGGGGAGGTTGCCGTTCTGTGCACGGTTCGAGATGGTCGTGTCGAGATTGGTGTTGCCGCCGCCGCCGATGGCCTGGAAGTTCGTGTCGACGTCGGAATGGGCTTCCTCGAACGTCTTGATGAGGTTGTTGATGGCTTTCTTGCCGTCGCCGCCGGTCCAGCCGTGGAGGACCTGCAGCTTGCCGCCACCACCGGACGAGCCGCCACCGCTGCTGTTGTTTCCACCGCTCCCGTTCCCACCACCGCCGCCACCGCCACCGACACAGCCGGCGAGACCGACCATCGCGCCGGCGCTCGCCGCAGCGGTGCCCTTCAGATACGTCCGCCGAGAGTAGTTCGATTCGGAGTCAGACATCGTTCGCCTCAAACGGCGTAACGAACCATCATATACTTTTCGACGGATCGAACGGACCGCCCGCTTTCGGTTTCAGGCTCGATTCGGGAAATTTTTCGAGAGCTGAGTAGCCGCTGGCTCGACTGCGCCTCGCTCAGTCGAACGCCGTGGAACGGAGCTCCACGAGCTCGATGCGGCTACGCTGCATCGAACAGCTCCTCACCGTCGACCATATGCTCGGCGACGGCATCCATATCGAGCGTCAGCCCGAGCCCCGGTCGCTCGGGGATCTCGATCGCGCCCTCCTGAATGACCGATTCCTCGACGAGCTCTGCCCACCAGCCGAGCTGATAGGAGTGGTACTCGACGGCGAGCGAGTTGGGGATGGCAGCGCCGACGTGGGCGCTCGCCATCGTGCCGACGGGCGAGGCGACGTTGTGCATCGCCACCGGCACGTAGTAGCTGTCGGCCATGTCGGCGACTTTTCTCGTCTCGCGCATTCCACCCATCTTCGGGAGGTCGGGCGCGACGACGTCGACGGCCTGCTCTTCGAGGAGCCGACGGTAGCCGTGTTTGCGATAGACGTTCTCGCCGGCGGCGATGGGGGTGGTCGTCCCGCGCGTGACCTCGCGCTGGACGTCGTGGTTCTCCGGCGGGACGGGGTCTTCGAGCCACCAGACGTCGTGCTCCTCGATCGCCCGCGCGATGCGTTTAGCGCTCCCGCCGGTGAACGCCCAGTGGCAGTCGAAGGCCGCGTCGGCCCGCCCATCGAGGCGCTCGGTCACTGCTCTGACTATCTCGGCCTTGTGTTCGATCTCCTTGTTCCGGAGGTGGCGGTTGGCCTTATCCTTCTCATGACCCGAGGGGACGTCGAGATCGAACTTGAGTGCGTCGTAGCCCAGTTCCTCGACGACGCGCTCGGCCTCGTCGGCGTTCGCCTGTGGGTCTTCCTCCTCGCCCGCGTGGCAGTCGCAGTAGACGCGCACCGAGTCACGATACTTCCCGCCCAGTAGCTGGTAGGCGGGCAGTTCGAGGATCTTGCCGGCGAGGTCGTGGAGCGCGATCTCGATACCCGAGATGGCCGTGATGACCGTCCCGCCGATCGAGCCCTCGCCGGACATCTTCTGGACGAGATGCTCGAACAGCCGATCGATGTCGAGCGGGTTCTCGCCGACGACGAACGGTGTCATCCGAGCGATGATCTCGGGCACCCCGGCACCCCAGTAGGCCTCGCCCGTGCCGACGATGCCCGCGTCGGTGTACACTCGCACCAGCGTCCACGGGAAATTGCCGTCGACCATCGTCGTCTGCACGTCGGTGATCTCGACGTCGCGCCCGCCGCCGCGTTTGGCCCGCACGCCCATCGTCTCCGACGAGAGCTCGCGCATCGTGTACTCGGCGTTCGGGTCGTGCAGGTCGGCGTAGTCGATACCCATGATTCGATGTTTACTCGTATTCTAATAAAACGATGTCGTACCGGATCAGTCGAGTGTCGCCAACCGATTGAGCGCCGAGACGATTCGCAGGACGGCGGCGGCTTCACCGCGATCGTAGACGAGTTCGTCGGTTCTGATGACGTGATCGAGCACGGCCCGCGAGGCGTGTTCGGGTGCGGCAGCGATCCCCTTCCCGTCGGCGACCCACTCCATCACGCGCAGGTCGGACTTCGAGTCGCCCATCACGAGCGCGAACGGATCGTCGACACCGAGCACGTCGAAGGCGGTCTCGACGCCGGCGACCTTGTTCAGCTCCAGGCTGCCGACCTCGGCGGCGTCGGCCTCGTAGTAGGCGACGTCGATGCGCTCGAAAGCCTCCGACAGCGCCGCCGGCAGTTCGTCCGGATCACGTTCGGATAGTCGGTCACGTCGTTCGAGCACGCCACGGATCTCGGGGTCGGCCGCGGCGTAGAACGCCCGTGCCCACTCGCTTCCCTCCTCGCTGTCGGTCCCCTCCGCCACGATCGTCCCGAGCAGATCGACGAGATAGCAGAGCGCCTGATCGATGATCTCCCGAGCTTCCGGGCTGCCGGTCTCGGCGTTCGGCTTCAGAGTGACGTTGAACTCGTTGCCTTGGAGATGACATCCTTCGCGAACGCCGTCGGGGGCCTCGGGCAACACGCGCGAGCGCAACGCGTAGAAGACGTCCTGGATCCGCTCGTCGAGACGCTCGTAGAGCAATTTCTTCGTCTCCGAGCCGTGACCGGGCGTGAACACGCCGGTGCCGGCCTCGTAGACGATGCTCAACGTTCCGGAGTGGACGAGTTCGCTGCCGAGCCCCTGGATGGCGAACCCCTTCACGTTCTCCAGGGTCTGGCCGGTGCAGATGACGACCGGGATGCCCGCCTCGTGGAGCTCGGTCAGGTAGTGGAGCGTCTCGCGCGGAATCTCGTTGTCGGTGCCGCCCGCGGATCTGAGGGTTTCGTCGACGTCGAGCACGAGGACGTTCACCCCGCGGTCGTGTTTGGTCAGGAGATCGAGCGCGGTGAACGCTTCCTCGCGGCTGGCGTGGGCGGCGATATTTGCGAGCGTTTCGCCGTACTGGAAGGCGTCACGGATCTCGTCCTTTCGCTCGTCGAGTTCGGTGGCGATCTCCTGGTAGCCTTCGAGCGCGACGCGCGAATCGACGGGCGGGAAGACGTCGATGAACCGCTGGTGGTCGCGCAGGCCGTCGGTGTCGAACGACTCGTAGAGCTCGTAGAGGAGATCGTACCGATCCATAGTCGCCTCGGGGGTGCCGAGCGCATAAGCGTGTTCGCCCGCCCGACTCAGAGCAACCCCTCGGCACGGATGGTGGCTTCGAGCGCCGATCGCTCCTCGTCGTCCATCCCGCGGAGCGGGCTCCGCAGCGGGCCGGCGTCGAACCCGCGCAGCGAGAGCGCGGCCTTCACACCCGCCAGATATGGCCCGCCCTTGAACGCGTCGCGCACCCGATAGAGGGTACTCTGGCACTCGCGTGCGTGCTCGATATCGCCCGCGGTGTACGACTCGTGGAGATCGACGAGCAGTTCGGGCAGTGCGTTCGCCACCGCGCTCACGCCGCCGGTACAGCCGACGAGCCGGCCGGGGAACTGCAGCGAGTCCGAGCCGGCGAGGAAGACGAACTCGGGATGGTCGTCGATGGCGCGACTGAGCCAGGGGACGTCCTTGCTCGAATCCTTGACGCCGGCGAGTCCGTCGATCTCGGCGAGCGCGTCGAGCGTCGCGTGGCTAAGTGCGTTGCCCGTTTTCGAGGGGATGTGATAGACGTAGATCGGGAGCTCGGTGGCCTCGGCGACGCGACGGTAGTGTTCGACCGCGCCCGTCTCGTCGACCGGGTAGTAGTAGGGTGTGACGACGACGAGTCCGTCTGCACCGGCCTCGGCGGCACGCTGGGCGCGGTCGACCGTGTGATACGTGCTCGGCGCACCGACGCCCGCGATGACCGGCACCTCGCCGCCGACCTCGTCGACGACCGCCTCGACGACGCCGGCCTGTTCGTCGCCGTCGAGCAGGGCGAACTCGCCGTTCGTTCCCAACGGAAAGACGCCGTGGACGCCCCGATCGACGACGAATCGGGCGTGGTCGGCCGTCGTCTGGTAATCGACCGATTCGTCCTCGTCGAATGCCGTCACCATCGGCGGGATGACGCCGCCGAGATCGAGCGGATCGTCGTTCGCAGTCGCATCGTGGCTCATGGCGTTCGTTCTCGGTGTGTAATCATAAACGTCCGGGGAGCGGATTCCGCAACGCCTACCGTGCCGCCCCCGTAGATCGATTCATGACACCGGACGTACTCACGCTCGGCGAAACGATGGTGCTGTTCAGTCCCGACGAGCCGGGGCCGACGAAACACCAGCAGACGTTCAAGAAGAGCCTCGGCGGTGCCGAGAGCAACGTCGCGATCGCCCTCTCGCGGCTCGGCAACGACGTGGGCTGGTACAGCAAGCTCGGTGCGGACCCGCACGGCAACTACATCAATTCGTTCGTCCGCGGCGAAGGCGTCGATACCGCGACCGTCGAATTCACCGACGACGCGCCGACGGGGATCATGTTCAAGGAACGGCGCGCGCTCGGGGAGACCTCGGTCTACTACTACCGCCACGGCTCGGCCGCGAGCACGATGAGTGCCGACGATCTCCCCACCGATGCCATCGCGGACGCCGACTATCTCCATCTGACTGGGATCACGCCCGCGCTGAGCGATTCCTGTCGTGAGGCGACCCTTGCGGCCATCGAGCGCGCACGCGAGGCGGGGACGACGATATCGTTCGACCCGAACATCCGCCACAAACTCTGGGAGAGCAACGAGGAGATGCGACGAACGCTGCTCGCACTCGTCGAGAAGAGCGACATCGTCCTTCCCGGAATCGAGGAGGGACGGGCGCTGTTCGACACTGACACACCTGAAGCGATTGCGAACGCGTGTCGCGATCGGGGAGCTGCCATCGCGGTCGTCAAACTCGGTGCCGAGGGTGCGCTCGTCGACGATGGCGAGGCCACCCGCGTGCCGGGCTACGAGGTCGAGCGCGTCGTCGACCCCATCGGTGCCGGCGACGGGTTCGCCGCCGGTTTCCTCGACGGCCGTCTTCGCGGCCTCGATGCGGTCGAAGCGACGAAGCGTGCCAACGCTGTCGGTGCGTTCGCCACCACTGTGACCGGTGACGTCGAGGGACTACCGACCGAGCGCGAACTCGACGTGTTCCTCGGCGATCGCGAGGCGCTCCGGCGGTAGCTGCGCCGTTCCGTTCGAAATCGTCGCCAGCGGTTATCGGCGACGCTCCTGGAACCGTTCGAGCAGTTCCAGCAGCTGTGCGTGGCCAGCGGGTGCGTACGCCAGTACGAGAAGGGCGAGCGCACGCGGGTCGTGCTCGCCGGCGGCGACCGCTCGCCGGAGTTCGCGCCGTGCTTTCGAACTCCTGCCGGCCCGCAGCAGCCGCTTGCCGTATTTGTATCTCGCCTTGCGTTCGAGCACCGCGCGGTGGGCCGCAACATCAGGTACTCGGTTCGCGAGGTCCGCGATCACCGTCAGTTCGGTCTCGTACATCAGTTCGAGGTCCGAACTCATCGACCCTGCTCGACGGGTGTAGCACGCGAGCGGTTCGGCCACGCGCGCGGGTCGGTAGCTGGCGAACAGCCGTGCCCAGAGGTGGCGGTCCTCTGCCACCGGCAGGCGCTCGTCGAAGCGCTCGTCGGCGAAGCACTCCCGGCGGGCGAGCACGGTCGGCATCGGCACCCCGCCCTCGTAGAGGAAGTCGACATGGTGGCTGTCAGGATTGCGGACCGACAGCGCGGACTGCCGGCGTTTCCTCCCATCCTCGACGAGATAGACGTTCGAGTAGACGATGTCGGCACCGTCAGCGACGGCCGCGAGCTGTCGGTCGAGTTTTTCGGGGAGCCAGCGATCGTCGGCATCGAGAAAGGCGATCAGTTCTCCGGTGGCGGCATCGAGTCCGCGATTGCGTGCCGCCGCGAGGCCGCTGGGTTTCTGATTCAGATAGGTGAATCCCTCGACACGGGCGGCGAGCTCGCGCAGCCAGGACACGTCGGAACTATCGACGACGATCAGTTCGACGTTCCCGTGGGTCTGTGCCGCGATGGATTCGAGCGCCGGGCCGAGCAACTCGCTGTCGTCATAGGTCGGAACGATCACCGATACGAGCGGTCCCCCACCCTGCTGGAGCGATTCGGGCAGCGAGACCGCTGAATCGGGCATCGCCGTCCCTGATCGGGCCACTCGCTTGAACGTTCGGAGTCCGCTCGACGAGCGCCGGCGACGGAAAGGTACTAACCGACGTGGTGAGGACACGAAAGCGAATGCGGGACGTGCTGCTCATCACCGTCGATTCGCTCCGGGCCGACCATCTCGGGTGTGACGGCTACGAGCGGGAAACGACGCCGGCCATCGACGCGCTCGCGGCGAACGGCCACCGCTTCGCGAACGCCTTCGCCCACGCCTGCGCGACCCGTGCGTCGTTTCCATCGATCCTCACCTCGTCGACCGCGCTCATGTACGGCGGGTACGAATCCCTCTCCGAGAACCGAACCCTCGTCACCGAGGCGCTCCCCGCCGCCTACCGAGCGGGGGGCTTTCACTCGAACCTCTATCTCTCGGCGGAGTTCGGTTATTCGCGGGGGTTCGATGCCTTTTTCGACTCGAAGAGTGACCCATCGCCAGCGGCCCGGGTGAAAGGAGCCGTCGAGGAGCGCCTCGACGAAGACGGCTGGCTCTACGGCGTTCTGTCGAGAGCGGTCGACACGGCTGAGAAAGAGGCCGGCATCAACGTCGGCTCGGCCTACGTCAGGGCCGATGAAATCACCGAGAAGGCCATCGACTGGGCCGAGAACGAGCGCGATGGCCCCCGGTTCCTCTGGACACACTACATGGACGTCCACCATCCCTACCGTCCACCCGAGCGCCATCAGCGCGCGCTCGGGATCGATCCCGTCCCCGAGCGCGAGGCGATCAGGCTCCGCCGGAAGATGATCGAGGCCCCCGACGAGATCACCGACGACGAACGCAGGACACTGATCGACCTCTACGACGCCGAGATCCGCTTCACTGACACGGAGATCGGTCGTCTGATCGAGCGCGTTCGGGGGATGTGGGGCGACGACACGATGGTGATCGTCACCGCCGACCACGGCGAGGCGTTTGGCGAGCACGGAGGTTATAGCCACACACAGACCTTCCACGACGAGATGCTCCACGTCCCGCTGATCGTGAGTTGCGGGGGCGATTCCCGAGTAACGACCCACGACGAACTCGTCGGATTGGCCGACCTCACGCCGACCATCGTCGATTATGCGGGTGGCGAGCAGGCGAATTCGTTCGTCGGTCACAGTCTCCACCCGCTGCTCGACGGTGAGGGTGACTGGCCGCGCGAGCACGTCGTCGGTGACTGGGCCGACGGGAATCGTGGCGGCGGCGAGCGACGGTTCGCCTACCGTGACCGCCGCTGGAAGTACATCGAGCGCGGCGACGGGCGCGTGCTCTACGATCTCGCGGCCGACCCCGGCGAGCACGAGAACGTCGCGGACGCCAATCCTGAGGTGTGCGAACGGCTTCACAGCGTGCTCGACGAGCATCGAGGGCGGATCGCGGCGAGCGCCGACGACCTTCGGACCGTCGAGATGAACGAGAGTACCAAAAAACGCCTCCGCGACCTCGGCTACGCGGAGTGAGCGGCAGCGATGCGCATCGGACAGACGTCGATCGTCAACTTCCTCTCGCAAATAGCGACGTCGATTTTCGGCTTCGTCGTCACCGTCTATCTCGCGCGCGAACTCGGCGACGCGGTGCTCGGCAACTACTTCCTCGTCGTCGCGGTGTTGGTCTGGCTGAAGGTGCTCGGCGGGCAGGGCATCCAGATGGCCATCCGCAAGCGCGTGAGCGAGGGTGAATCGGAGGCGGCGTTCTTCGGTGCGGGACTCACCCTCCAACTGGTCGCGTTCGTCGTGCTCGCGGGTACGATTCTCGTCTTCCGCGGGCCAGTCAACGACTACCTCAGAACCGACGCAGCGCTCGGGCTGATCGCGCTGCTCGCCACCGGACTCCTCGTTTGGCAGGTGCGAGCGGCGCTCGAAGGCCGTCATCGGGTGGCGCTGTCCTCGCTGCTCGGCCCGTTCGACCGCACCGCCCGTGGCGCGCTCCAGATCGGCGTCGTGGTCGTCGGTCTCGGCACTGTTGGCTGGCTGCTGGCCGGCTACGCGGTCGCCGAACTGCTGACGGGGCTCGTCGGCCTCTCGTTGCTCGCCATCCGTCCGCGGCTGCCGACCCGCGAACAGCTCTGGAGCCTGCTGGACTACGCGAAATACTCCTGGTTTTCGGGCATCGAATCGCGTACCTTCGCCTCGATGGACACGCTCGTACTCGCGATCCCTGCCTTCGCGATCTCGTCGGGCCAGATCGGCGTTTACGAGGTCGCCTGGAACCTCGCGTCGGTGCTCGCGGTGTTCGGCGCGTCGGTCAGCACGACGCTGTTCCCGGCGATCAGCAGGCTGTCGAGCGCCGGCGAGGACGGTATCGAGGGCCTCATCGACGACGCGGTGGCCTACTCCGGCCTGTTCGTCATCCCCGGTCTCGTCGGCTGTGCGGTCGTCGGCCGGCGCGTGCTCGCCATCTACGGCGCGGAGTTCACCCGTGGCTACACGATCCTGCTCGTCCTCGTGGCCGCCAGACTGCTCTACGTCTACCAGTCACAGTTCACGAACGTGCTCGCGGCGATCGACCGACCCGACAGCGCCTTTCGGGTCAACGTCGCGTTCGTCGCCACCAACCTCGTGCTCAACGTGGCGCTCGTCGCGCTCGTCGGCTGGCTCGGCGCGGCCGTCGCCACCGCGACCTCGGCGACGATCGGACTGGTGCTCTCGTACTGGTATCTCCGGCAGTACGTCACGATCCCGATTCCCCTCGGCGAACTGGCGAGCCAGGTGCTCGCCGCGGTCGCGATGGGCGTCGTCGTCCTCGTCGGCCGCGGGTTCGCCGGTGCGGGCGTCGCGTGGACGGTCGCACTGGTCGCCGTCGGCGGCGCTGCCTATTTCGCCACGCTGACCGCGCTCTCGCGGCGGTTCCGGGCGACCGTCCGGCGGAACCTACCGGCTGTCGGATGACTGTCGACATCTATTGTGTGGTGAAAGCCGAAGGCGTTTGGCGCTGCGACGCGGTTTCGGGACAATGACGTTCGCCGACTGGCTCGCCGAGACCGGAGCGCGGGTCGAGAGCGATGGAATGGCTGGCGTCTGCGCGAGTGCGTATGAACTGTGGATCGGCGCGCTCCGCCGGACCAACCGCTTCGCCGACTCCGGCGTCAATATCTACGACCGCCCGTGGGACGCGCTCGTGATCCTCGACGGCTGTCGCGCCGACGTTCTCCACGGCATCGCCCACGAATACGAGTTCCTCGATAACCCGGGCATCCACCACTCGCCCGGTTCGACCTCCTACGAATGGATGGAGCGGACGTTCACCGAGGAATATCGCAAGGAGATGGAACGGACCGTGCAGGTTACCGCGAACCCACATTCCCAGCGGTTTTTCGACGATGATGATTTTCGAAAAATCGATGCAGTCTGGCGTGATGCATGGGACGAAACTCGCGGAACAGTGCTCGCACGTTCGGTGACGGACCGTGCTATCGTCGCTGGCCGTGAGGAAGTCGGAACTGATGACCGTCTTCTCGTTCATTACATGCAGCCACACTTCCCTTCCGTTCCCGCACCGCTTATGAACGGGGTCGGTCTCGACGATTGGCTCGACGGGTCCGAGCATGCGTGGCAGGGCTTACGTCGAGGAGAGTTCACCGAACGCGACGTTTGGCTGGCATACGTGGAAAACCTCCGCTATGTACTCGACGACGTGGCGATTCTTCTCGAAAACCTCGATGCCGAGCGCGTCGCTATCACCGCCGACCACGGTAACGCCAAGGGTGAGTGTGGTATCTATGGCCACCCGAACGTTCCCCTGAACGTCCTCCGGAACGTTCCATGGTTCGTGACAAGCGCGACCGATCACCGGACGCGCGATCCTGATGTTGATTCAATGACTGGTGCGGAACCGTCCGACGAAACGGTTGCCGAGCGACTCGAAGCACTCGGCTATGCAGACGAAGGTACGTAATATACACAATATTATCTACGCGTATCCGAGCGATTCGAGCCGTTGCTGAACTACGGACGATGTTGTGGTGGTTTCCTCAACGGCACGACGTTGAATTCGTTCGCGATGGGTTGCAAGATGATTCCGGAACTTCTCCGCACTGGCCGTATACTCGCCACTTCTCTCACCGACGATCTCTGCTATCGAGAGACCGTCTGGTGTTTCGTATCCGTATCCCGATGCCGTTGCGACGCCGGCCAGTTCGTGATCGGCCTCCGATGGGTCTCCACCGTCGGCGGTGACTCGTGCAGCGCTTCGGCGGTTGATACCGTGGTGTTCCGCGAAACAAGCGTACGGCTCGTCGGTGGCACTGTCCGACTGCTTGGCTACCCATTCGCCGACCGATTCGGTTGGAAGAACTCGGCCATCCGATGGAGCGTCCTCCTCCATCAGTGCCAGTACCGTTTGGTGAACATCGAGAAGGCTAGTTGGCGCGGCACACTGCTGGTCGGGAACACCCTCTCCCGAAATAATGCACGGTACGTGTGTGAGGCCCGGATATACTCCATATGCATGCTGCCAGACGCCGTGTTCACCGAACATCTCTCCATGATCGCTGAGCGTGATGACGTAATCGAAATCCTCACGAAGCGCCGAAAAAATCTCCTCGTAAATATCGGCGAGATAACGGACACTATCGTCGTAAGCCCGCTCCAAGAGTGCGGAATCGATGGGTGGACCCTCGCCAAGAGTTGCGGCGAGACCGTTGTAGCTATCACCGTCCTGTAACGAATCGCTATCGGATCGTCGATACGATTCGGGTGGTTCGTATGGCCAATGAGCCTCCATTAGGTTGACGAAGAGGAACTCGTCGCTACCGAAGGAGGTCTCCCGAACGAACTCGAGCGTTTCACTCGCACCATCGTCGTCGGGCTGTTGGGAAATACCGAGATCCCGGAGTTTGAGCAACGCACCACGTTTTATCGACGGCCATGTCGCACAGTCTTCGGTGA belongs to Halococcus qingdaonensis and includes:
- a CDS encoding glycosyltransferase family 2 protein codes for the protein MPDSAVSLPESLQQGGGPLVSVIVPTYDDSELLGPALESIAAQTHGNVELIVVDSSDVSWLRELAARVEGFTYLNQKPSGLAAARNRGLDAATGELIAFLDADDRWLPEKLDRQLAAVADGADIVYSNVYLVEDGRKRRQSALSVRNPDSHHVDFLYEGGVPMPTVLARRECFADERFDERLPVAEDRHLWARLFASYRPARVAEPLACYTRRAGSMSSDLELMYETELTVIADLANRVPDVAAHRAVLERKARYKYGKRLLRAGRSSKARRELRRAVAAGEHDPRALALLVLAYAPAGHAQLLELLERFQERRR
- a CDS encoding dihydrodipicolinate synthase family protein, which encodes MSHDATANDDPLDLGGVIPPMVTAFDEDESVDYQTTADHARFVVDRGVHGVFPLGTNGEFALLDGDEQAGVVEAVVDEVGGEVPVIAGVGAPSTYHTVDRAQRAAEAGADGLVVVTPYYYPVDETGAVEHYRRVAEATELPIYVYHIPSKTGNALSHATLDALAEIDGLAGVKDSSKDVPWLSRAIDDHPEFVFLAGSDSLQFPGRLVGCTGGVSAVANALPELLVDLHESYTAGDIEHARECQSTLYRVRDAFKGGPYLAGVKAALSLRGFDAGPLRSPLRGMDDEERSALEATIRAEGLL
- a CDS encoding HAD family hydrolase, whose protein sequence is MDRYDLLYELYESFDTDGLRDHQRFIDVFPPVDSRVALEGYQEIATELDERKDEIRDAFQYGETLANIAAHASREEAFTALDLLTKHDRGVNVLVLDVDETLRSAGGTDNEIPRETLHYLTELHEAGIPVVICTGQTLENVKGFAIQGLGSELVHSGTLSIVYEAGTGVFTPGHGSETKKLLYERLDERIQDVFYALRSRVLPEAPDGVREGCHLQGNEFNVTLKPNAETGSPEAREIIDQALCYLVDLLGTIVAEGTDSEEGSEWARAFYAAADPEIRGVLERRDRLSERDPDELPAALSEAFERIDVAYYEADAAEVGSLELNKVAGVETAFDVLGVDDPFALVMGDSKSDLRVMEWVADGKGIAAAPEHASRAVLDHVIRTDELVYDRGEAAAVLRIVSALNRLATLD
- a CDS encoding sugar kinase, with product MTPDVLTLGETMVLFSPDEPGPTKHQQTFKKSLGGAESNVAIALSRLGNDVGWYSKLGADPHGNYINSFVRGEGVDTATVEFTDDAPTGIMFKERRALGETSVYYYRHGSAASTMSADDLPTDAIADADYLHLTGITPALSDSCREATLAAIERAREAGTTISFDPNIRHKLWESNEEMRRTLLALVEKSDIVLPGIEEGRALFDTDTPEAIANACRDRGAAIAVVKLGAEGALVDDGEATRVPGYEVERVVDPIGAGDGFAAGFLDGRLRGLDAVEATKRANAVGAFATTVTGDVEGLPTERELDVFLGDREALRR
- a CDS encoding sulfatase, coding for MRDVLLITVDSLRADHLGCDGYERETTPAIDALAANGHRFANAFAHACATRASFPSILTSSTALMYGGYESLSENRTLVTEALPAAYRAGGFHSNLYLSAEFGYSRGFDAFFDSKSDPSPAARVKGAVEERLDEDGWLYGVLSRAVDTAEKEAGINVGSAYVRADEITEKAIDWAENERDGPRFLWTHYMDVHHPYRPPERHQRALGIDPVPEREAIRLRRKMIEAPDEITDDERRTLIDLYDAEIRFTDTEIGRLIERVRGMWGDDTMVIVTADHGEAFGEHGGYSHTQTFHDEMLHVPLIVSCGGDSRVTTHDELVGLADLTPTIVDYAGGEQANSFVGHSLHPLLDGEGDWPREHVVGDWADGNRGGGERRFAYRDRRWKYIERGDGRVLYDLAADPGEHENVADANPEVCERLHSVLDEHRGRIAASADDLRTVEMNESTKKRLRDLGYAE